One Malus sylvestris chromosome 14, drMalSylv7.2, whole genome shotgun sequence DNA segment encodes these proteins:
- the LOC126600737 gene encoding FT-interacting protein 3-like, whose product MQRPPSEDFALKETKPHLGGGRISGDKLTSTYDLVEQMQYLYVRVVKAKDLPAKDVTGSCDPYVEVRLGNYKGATRHFEKKSNPEWNQVFAFSKDRIQATVLEVVVKDKDVVKDDLIGRVSFDLNEVPKRVPPDSPLAPQWYRLEDHKANKARGELMLAVWMGTQADEAFPEAWHSDAATISGADSLSNIRSKVYLSPKLWYLRVNVIEAQDLIPSDKGRYPEVYVKAILGNQALRTRISPSRSLNPMWNEDLMFVASEPFEEPLILSVEDRIASNKDEVLGRCAIPLQYVHRRYDHKPVNTSWHNLEKHVIIEGEKKKEIKFASRIHMRICLEGGYHVLDESTHYSSDLRPTAKPLWKSSIGVLEVGILNAQGLMPMKTKDGKGTTDAYCVAKYGQKWVRTRTIIDSFTPKWNEQYTWEVYDPCTVITIGVFDNCHLHGGEKAGGARDARIGKVRIRLSTLETDRVYTHSYPLLVLHPNGVKKMGEIHMAVRFTCSSLLNMMHMYSQPLLPKMHYIHPLTVSQLDSLRHQATQIVSVRLSRAEPPLRNEVVEYMLDVGSHMWSMRRSKANFFRIMNVLGGIIAVGKWFDQICNWKNPITTVLIHILFIILVMYPELILPTIFLYLFLIGVWYYRWRPRHPPHMDTRLSHADSAHPDELDEEFDTFPTSRPSEIVRMRYDRLRSIAGRIQTVVGDLATQGERLQSLLSWRDPRATALFVLFCLIAAIVLYVTPFQVVALLTGFYVLRHPRFRHKLPSVPLNFFRRLPARTDCML is encoded by the coding sequence ATGCAGAGACCTCCATCGGAAGACTTTGCTTTGAAGGAGACCAAACCCCACCTCGGTGGGGGGAGGATCTCCGGTGACAAGCTCACGAGCACGTATGATCTCGTTGAGCAGATGCAGTACCTATATGTCCGGGTTGTTAAGGCGAAGGACTTGCCCGCGAAAGATGTTACTGGTAGCTGTGACCCTTATGTGGAAGTTAGGCTTGGGAATTACAAGGGCGCTACTCGACATTTTGAGAAGAAGTCAAATCCGGAGTGGAACCAGGTTTTTGCATTTTCGAAAGATCGTATTCAGGCTACCGTTCTTGAGGTCGTTGTGAAGGACAAGGATGTTGTGAAGGACGATTTGATAGGCCGAGTTTCTTTTGACCTGAATGAGGTTCCAAAACGCGTTCCTCCTGACAGTCCTCTGGCACCACAGTGGTATAGATTGGAAGATCATAAGGCGAACAAGGCTAGGGGAGAGCTGATGTTGGCTGTATGGATGGGCACCCAAGCCGATGAAGCTTTTCCCGAAGCATGGCATTCCGATGCTGCCACAATTAGTGGAGCTGACAGTCTTTCAAATATCCGATCAAAGGTGTATCTCTCTCCTAAGCTTTGGTATTTGAGGGTTAATGTGATTGAAGCTCAGGATTTGATACCAAGTGATAAGGGTAGGTATCCTGAAGTTTATGTGAAGGCCATCTTGGGAAATCAAGCTTTGAGGACTAGGATTTCTCCAAGCAGAAGCCTAAATCCCATGTGGAACGAAGATCTAATGTTTGTAGCATCAGAACCTTTTGAGGAGCCCTTGATTTTGAGTGTGGAGGACAGAATTGCATCTAACAAGGATGAAGTTCTGGGGAGATGTGCTATTCCTCTGCAGTATGTGCACCGACGGTATGATCATAAACCTGTGAACACTAGCTGGCACAATCTTGAGAAGCATGTTATCATAGAAGgggaaaagaagaaggaaatcaaGTTTGCAAGCAGGATTCATATGAGGATCTGTCTGGAAGGTGGTTACCATGTCCTCGATGAATCAACACACTATAGTAGCGATCTTCGACCGACAGCAAAACCGTTGTGGAAGTCCAGCATTGGGGTCCTTGAAGTGGGAATTCTGAATGCTCAGGGGTTGATGCCAATGAAGACCAAGGACGGGAAAGGTACAACAGATGCTTATTGTGTGGCGAAATACGGGCAGAAATGGGTTCGAACAAGAACCATTATTGATAGCTTTACTCCCAAGTGGAATGAGCAGTACACCTGGGAAGTCTATGATCCTTGTACTGTCATAACAATTGGGGTATTTGATAACTGTCATCTGCATGGGGGAGAAAAGGCCGGAGGGGCCAGGGATGCAAGAATTGGGAAGGTAAGGATTCGTCTCTCCACCCTTGAGACTGATCGGGTTTACACACACTCGTACCCCCTTTTGGTTCTGCACCCAAATGGTGTAAAGAAGATGGGTGAAATTCATATGGCCGTGAGGTTCACTTGCTCTTCCCTGCTTAACATGATGCACATGTACTCACAACCACTGCTGCCAAAAATGCACTATATTCATCCATTAACTGTAAGTCAGCTCGATAGCTTGAGGCACCAGGCTACTCAGATTGTATCAGTGAGGCTGAGTCGTGCTGAACCTCCATTGAGGAATGAAGTGGTTGAGTACATGCTGGATGTGGGCTCCCACATGTGGAGTATGAGAAGAAGCAAAGCTAACTTCTTCAGGATTATGAATGTTTTGGGTGGGATAATTGCTGTTGGAAAATGGTTTGACCAGATCTGCAATTGGAAAAACCCCATTACTACCGTACTCATTCACATCTTGTTTATTATACTGGTCATGTACCCGGAGCTGATATTGCCTACAATTTTCCTCTACCTCTTCTTGATTGGAGTTTGGTATTACAGATGGAGGCCAAGGCACCCTCCTCACATGGACACTCGTCTGTCTCACGCAGATTCTGCACATCCTGATGAACTTGATGAAGAGTTTGATACATTCCCTACTTCACGGCCTTCCGAGATAGTGAGGATGCGATATGATAGGTTGAGGAGTATTGCAGGGAGAATTCAGACAGTGGTTGGTGACTTGGCTACTCAAGGGGAGAGGCTGCAATCTTTACTGAGCTGGAGAGATCCAAGAGCCACCGCTTTGTTCGTGCTTTTCTGTCTGATTGCAGCGATTGTCTTGTATGTTACACCGTTCCAGGTTGTGGCTCTTCTTACTGGATTTTATGTGCTGAGACACCCCAGATTCCGTCACAAGCTTCCCTCAGTGCCACTGAATTTCTTCAGGAGGTTGCCGGCTAGAACTGACTGCATGCTGTGA